ATTGCACGCGCATCCGGGGGGTGACGCGGAGGCATACGTGGACCTTCCGCTTGAAAAGGCGTCGAAGGTACGCCACGTCCGAGCACCCGACCCTCTCCGCAACTTCGGATAGAGGGAGCCCGGTTCGTTCGAGGAGGTTTCGCGCATGCTCGATCCACAGGTCGTGCACGTAGGACAAGCT
This portion of the bacterium genome encodes:
- a CDS encoding helix-turn-helix domain-containing protein → MRRTTVGTRRRRSSNRFRSRAGTFGRSLSYVHDLWIEHARNLLERTGLPLSEVAERVGCSDVAYLRRLFKRKVHVCLRVTPRMRVQS